A stretch of Novosphingobium pentaromativorans US6-1 DNA encodes these proteins:
- a CDS encoding type IV secretion system DNA-binding domain-containing protein, whose translation MARPDTWSDRRRPGKLQHHSARGNMPRNAGDFTRGSQLITHEFLMWFASARLPFLVWFFTFLGVLSVVLALRLESQEVQMIGMRIYAAGWQFMEFSDAKVINLTLPSGEVVPAPIGMVASHPDVAVAWERMMRAIRGSLFISLFVAVPLSIWFVDFSRRRGKSILEERHQRGAMLVDAADLASVITDHNRAALAQEVAERLPGRTMDEVLAMPLATRKAAGIHHAYSLAGVPFPWRTEQAHTMMIGSTGTGKTTQMRALIAQMRKRRDRAVVFDLTGAYVEAFYNPETDTILNPMDERCPSWSVFAEAKNHADFTGIAAALLPADGGGAEPFWMLAARTLFVETCMRLIKLGKATNQALASRLMMADLKEVHKLLENTVADPLTAPEAAKMAESIRAVFNTNAQALRFLPEGKEPFSICDWIRASDQPGSILFITSSHNELVLNRALLSLWMNLAVHTLMRLPRTRDLRTWFFFDEVHALHRLPAIEDGLQTARGFGGAFVLGIHSFAKLAETYGKEGAQNLASLARTKLILAAADRDTAEHCSDFIGHREVRMMDEAYSYGYSNIRDAATITPRSEVQPLVLPDDIMKLPSLRGFLVFPEGFDAARIRLSWKDYPSVAEGYVLRENVEPIEFAEEADEEDQGDPDTGGRETRDAPAPEPEMEPDDDRESALEASADEDEPAQLGSQDSGDNPPVASSLSRAMSYRPGMPEAEPSAMQRADETASRPHVNAKAVGKGKQVSQTTRELSEALEPERGIERTAAGPGEAQLPGLDADDGIGM comes from the coding sequence GTGGCGCGGCCTGACACCTGGTCCGACCGCCGCCGCCCGGGCAAGCTGCAGCATCATTCGGCGCGCGGCAACATGCCGCGCAATGCCGGCGACTTCACCCGCGGCTCGCAGCTCATCACCCATGAATTCCTGATGTGGTTCGCGTCGGCACGGCTTCCGTTTCTGGTCTGGTTCTTCACCTTCCTCGGCGTGCTTTCGGTGGTCCTGGCGCTGCGGCTTGAGAGCCAAGAAGTGCAGATGATCGGCATGCGCATCTATGCCGCCGGATGGCAGTTCATGGAGTTCTCCGATGCCAAGGTGATCAACCTCACCCTGCCATCGGGAGAGGTCGTTCCCGCCCCCATCGGCATGGTTGCTTCGCACCCCGATGTCGCTGTTGCCTGGGAGCGGATGATGCGCGCGATACGGGGTTCGTTGTTCATCTCGCTTTTCGTCGCCGTGCCGCTTTCGATCTGGTTCGTCGACTTCTCCCGGCGGCGCGGAAAGTCGATCCTCGAAGAGCGTCACCAGCGCGGCGCCATGCTTGTCGATGCTGCCGATCTTGCATCCGTCATCACCGATCACAACCGCGCCGCACTCGCCCAGGAAGTCGCCGAACGCTTGCCGGGAAGGACCATGGACGAGGTGCTGGCGATGCCGTTGGCGACGCGCAAGGCAGCAGGCATCCATCATGCCTATTCGCTCGCCGGTGTGCCCTTCCCCTGGCGCACCGAACAGGCGCACACGATGATGATCGGATCGACCGGAACCGGCAAGACGACGCAGATGCGCGCGCTGATCGCGCAGATGCGCAAACGCCGCGACCGGGCCGTCGTCTTCGATCTCACCGGCGCCTATGTCGAGGCCTTCTACAACCCCGAGACGGACACGATTCTCAATCCCATGGACGAGCGCTGCCCGTCCTGGTCGGTGTTTGCCGAAGCGAAGAACCATGCAGACTTTACCGGCATTGCCGCGGCCCTCCTGCCCGCCGATGGCGGCGGGGCCGAACCCTTCTGGATGCTGGCGGCGCGCACGCTCTTTGTCGAGACCTGCATGCGCCTGATCAAGCTCGGCAAGGCGACCAACCAGGCACTGGCAAGCCGGCTGATGATGGCCGACCTCAAGGAGGTCCACAAGCTGCTCGAGAATACCGTCGCCGACCCGCTGACCGCGCCCGAAGCAGCCAAGATGGCCGAATCGATCCGGGCGGTATTCAACACCAATGCGCAGGCGCTGCGCTTCCTTCCCGAGGGGAAGGAGCCCTTCTCGATTTGCGACTGGATCCGCGCCTCAGATCAGCCCGGATCGATCCTGTTCATCACCTCATCGCACAATGAACTGGTGCTCAATCGCGCGCTGCTCTCGCTCTGGATGAACCTTGCGGTACACACGCTGATGCGCCTGCCGCGCACGCGCGACTTGCGCACCTGGTTCTTCTTCGACGAGGTTCACGCGCTCCACCGCCTGCCAGCCATCGAGGACGGGCTGCAGACCGCGCGCGGGTTCGGCGGAGCCTTCGTGCTGGGCATCCACAGCTTCGCCAAGCTTGCCGAAACCTATGGCAAGGAAGGCGCGCAGAACCTGGCTTCGCTCGCGCGCACCAAGCTCATCCTTGCCGCCGCCGATCGCGATACCGCCGAGCATTGTTCGGATTTCATCGGCCACCGCGAAGTGCGCATGATGGATGAGGCATACAGCTACGGCTATTCGAACATTCGCGATGCCGCGACGATCACCCCGCGAAGCGAAGTCCAGCCCCTGGTGCTGCCCGACGACATCATGAAGCTTCCGTCGTTGCGCGGCTTTCTGGTCTTTCCCGAAGGCTTCGATGCCGCGCGGATCAGGCTTTCCTGGAAGGACTACCCGAGTGTCGCCGAAGGCTATGTCCTGCGCGAGAATGTCGAGCCGATCGAATTTGCTGAAGAGGCTGACGAGGAGGATCAGGGCGATCCGGATACAGGCGGGCGCGAGACCCGCGATGCGCCCGCGCCCGAGCCGGAGATGGAGCCGGACGACGACCGGGAGTCTGCTCTTGAGGCATCCGCGGACGAAGACGAACCGGCCCAGCTAGGGAGCCAGGACAGTGGCGACAATCCACCTGTCGCCAGCAGCCTGTCGCGCGCGATGAGCTATCGTCCGGGTATGCCCGAAGCCGAACCGTCTGCCATGCAGCGCGCCGATGAAACTGCCTCTCGCCCTCACGTGAACGCGAAGGCAGTTGGCAAGGGCAAGCAAGTCTCGCAAACGACGCGCGAGCTCTCCGAAGCGCTCGAACCCGAACGCGGAATCGAGCGCACCGCAGCCGGTCCAGGCGAAGCCCAATTGCCCGGACTCGATGCCGATGACGGCATCGGGATGTAA
- a CDS encoding ribbon-helix-helix protein, CopG family, giving the protein MTDTVLISVRLPQPIAEAAKAAAEAQKTSRSNLVRIALEHFLDGVAGASELDRRRQFSLEYLFLALDLIIQRQYTDVHGELLAEAEARMEALCGAA; this is encoded by the coding sequence ATGACAGATACGGTTCTGATTTCGGTGCGGTTGCCGCAGCCGATTGCCGAAGCGGCCAAGGCCGCTGCCGAAGCGCAAAAGACCTCCCGCTCCAATCTCGTGCGAATCGCGCTTGAACATTTTCTCGATGGCGTCGCGGGCGCTTCCGAACTCGACCGGCGGCGGCAATTCTCGCTCGAGTATCTCTTCCTCGCGCTCGACCTCATTATCCAGCGCCAATATACCGATGTGCACGGCGAACTTCTCGCCGAAGCCGAGGCCCGGATGGAGGCGCTTTGTGGCGCGGCCTGA